GCCTCTGTAGGCGAGGTGCTTCGCGAATCTCACTAACGTACACCTTTTTGGCGTGGTTCACTTCCCGGACATTTTGCACTCAGGATTGCGCGGCGATGCACACAGTTGTCACTTTCACATATGTTACGTGATagcgttcatcatcatcattatgagCAGTAGTCTGACTGCGCCCagtgcagggcagaggcctcttcTACATCGCGcgctccaattaacccggtcttgTGCCAGCTGAGGCCCCCTTATCATGGTCGTAATCTCATTCAATTACCTAACTTTCGGACACCCGATGCTATGCGATATCGTTAGTGCCGTAATTTCTTTAATGCCATATGTTGCTGTTAACTGTCGTTATTGACTGAATTCTCCTTGCTGCAATGTACTTGGCGTATAGCTCTCTGTTTCCCTTGCATTATTGGTGAACCTCTATCTGCCGGTGCTGTACATCTGCCTCTTATTATATTTACATCTCTAAAATTTTCAAGCCTTCAGGTGCTGTGATTTGGTCGTGTACAAGGCGTGCCTTATGTGACGTGCCCTATGTGTACAGGCCATGCCAGAGCGCCTGTGTTTGTCTTTGTTCTGTCgtccgtgcgtttttttttcttgcgctgcATATTTCCTCTTCGTATCGTCTGGTTATCGGATGGTTCACACAGTGTTATCTGCTATAGAGTAAATCAGTGCCGGTTAACAACGAAGATACATTGGACTGCTTTTCTCCCACAGCTCGACCAAGTGGCGGAGACCCCGACGGAAGTCGGGACTCCTCAGAATCTGCCTCGTAAGAGCGGACGAAAGCCACGCGGGAAGTCACGTTCACGGCACCGCCGAGCGAAGTCAAAGAATAAATCTCCTGCACTGAGGGCCACGTCTGGTTTGACGTCGCTGGAGCCGAAGCCCACCCCGCCGTCTTCGGGTGGTGCGGCGGAACACCGCTCCACGAAACATCAGGTATTGTATCACCGTGTTCATGTCTATACTGTGTCGCATTCGGTTGATTACGAACGGCAGCTACCATTGGCAGATGTACTATATGACGAAAAGTAATTCATAAGTGGTACTTCTGCACTTTTTGTGGCTTATTGGTTACGTCTGTTGTTAAAGAGGCACCACAATGAACGTTGCCAACGACGGCTACCAGTGACAGATGCACTATATGGCGAAAAGAAATTCATAAGTGGTACCTTTCCACCGTGTTGAGGTTTATTGGCCATGACTGTTGTTAAGAGACATCACAGTGAACATTGATAGTCTTTACGTTTAAAATAAGACGACATTAGACCAATCGTGAGAGCCGAGTAGCTTCGATTGGCTTATAACCGCTGACGCGTAGAGGCGCTAACGATATCATCGATTCAAAACTTAAAAATTTAATGAATATAATGTCCTCGATATGGCGTCCAGCCATCACTTGCAATTCGGGAGTGTTGGAGAAAATATCCACTGAAAGCGACACCCACGAAGCGGCCCGTTGTAGGTATGTAATTCATCCTTTCGCGCTCTCATTCGCTCACAGTCTCACTTATTATTACGTTAGGTGCCAGCAGTGGCTTTTTCCTACTCCCGTACTGTTCGCATAGTTATGGATACACTTCTTCATAACACCTGAGTTCATCTTTAGAGCCCCACTAAATGAttcccaacaattctggacaaatgcatttttgaacgggaaagggTTTATGGAcgatattttttttcatatattgtcagatttcactataacaatgagtatatccgcagatctcccgtcggcaggcttgcatgttCTCGCTATTAACATTTCCGCTGTCGTCAAAAGCTTTTGccattcgtttatttttttttctatggcagtcttaactactcgatgcgagctaGGGGAAAACTTAAAAAGAAAGACTTTGctgcgcatcggaagaatggcccattaccttaaatatttccacaacagtatcttacaattgtTCAGAATTCAACATTTTTGTCcatgaatgttggacatgtcACTTGCATTCCCAATTAAAAGCAATGGAAGGCAGAGGGCACTGACAGAAATTAAGCTCGCCTATCATGCGCAGTGTGAGAGAAATGTTGGCGAGAGGGCAATATATTTGTATGCCCACTTTCCCGCCATCGCGTTCGTTCGCTTGTTCGCCTATTCACTCGCAAACGGATTAGTCACTACAGCTTCGCCAATTCACAATTCAATAATTCCGTGGCTTGCTTTTTAGACTGCCGTTTAGTGGCTTGCCTTTTGCCTTACTCGCTTATTCACTTTTCTTCGTCTGGGCAAACAAAAATCGTATTCAAAAGCCTGATGCGGTCTGTCCCGCCTACAATAACGCGCTCACTATCGCACACACATTCCCTCTCTCGTTCGCTTTCACTCATTATATATTTCTACCCTTATCGCAGGTGCACGGAGCGAAAGACAGGATTCTGCCTGCGGCTGGCACTTATCAGGCCCTACCGCAGAGACGCGGGGAGCGGCGGTCGAAGCGGCTACGTCACCGGTCCCCTGGCGGCGCCAAGTCGCCCAGGACTCTGGCCACGCCTGCGTCGCGAGGGCCCGCGCCGCCAACCGCTCGGCTGCTGCCGTCGGACGCCCAACTCGTGGCCGTCGGAGGACGCAGGCCTCGCGAGCACGAAGTGGTACGGCCATGGCGCgcgggaaaggaaaggcgcaggaaTTGTCCcactttttcacaagatgtggcgccctcttGAGAGTGGCGAAAGCTCGTCTGCTACTGGTTGGAAACAAACGCACGTGGGAGACTTAGGCGCGATCCGCTTCCATGAGAAGCCAGCTaagtggcaagtgtgtgcttaatagctgctgccatctgtcgcatgAGCTTGTCACTAACATAAACTGTGCatgcttctcggccttttggctaagatcaaagtgtagCTGGCAATTTTGTTTTCAAACAGTGGAGGTGGAGAAGAAGAGGCGCGCATGAGCAAAACGGCCGTGTCAGAAAGGCGGATGACGACGTTCTcgatttacttgttttttttatgcGATTTAACGCCCTAAGGCTACAAGACCCGCCGTAGTAGAGGGTTTCGAaaatttcgactatctggggcTCAGCGCCAGCGAAAACCTCCCTGCCGCTAGTTTAATTCGAGGCTCCTGAAACTGCGTAAGTATGCTACAGGCGCAGTTCATCATAGCCATAAACTTGACAGAAACGTAGAATTCAATCAACATTCGAACTTGTCGTTGTCTCGTTGTCTGCAATGCATGGTTGCCTTTGGCATGAACACTTCGTAATCGAGTACAAGTTACAGTCGATAACAAAGAAAAAGCCGCGGCTGTGGattagtggttacggcgctcggcttgacccgggtttgatcccggctgcagcggtcgctctttgttggaggcgaaatgctagactcGTGTAGTGGCGTTGTCCGTGCACTTAAAGAtcctcaagtggtcgaaattttctgggGCCCTCCattacggtgttcctcatagcctgagcagctttgggacgtaaacctcataaaccatacCAAACCATTGTAAGGAAAGCCCGCTATGTGGTGAGCTGGCATGGTCACGTAACAATATCTCCGACCTTCGAAGAACGAAAATAATactaactggtttttggggaaaggaaatgacacagtatctgcctcaaatatcgttggacacttgaaccacgccgtaagggaagggataaaggagggaatgaaagaagaaaggaagaacgaggtgccgtagggactctggaataatttcgaccacctggtgatcttttacttgcactgacatcgcagagcgcaTCTGCGCATAGTGCCAGAATCTACTAGATAGTTGTATGTATTGAAAGACACGCCATCTTGAGTTTGCTTAAATAAAAGTTTTGGCTATACAACTATACTATCCTACTATACCAATATACTatagcgcccgtgcgctgtgcaatgtcagtgcacgttaaagatccccaggtggtcgaaattattctggagccctccaccacggcacctctttcttcctttcttctttcactccctcctttatcccttcctttacggcgcggtccaggtgtctgcggatatgcgagacagataccgtgccatttattttcctcagtaataataataataataataattggtttttggggaaaggaaatggcgcagtatctgtctcgtatatcgttggacacctgaaccgcgccgtaagggaagggataaaggagggagtgaaagaagaaaggaagagagaggtgccgtagtggagggctccggaataatttcgaccacctggggatctttaacgtgcactgacatcgcacatcacacgggcgccttagcgttttgccggcataaaaacgcagcccatCATTTTCATACCGCTTTTAGAATAATCCGAGATCTAAAGTCTCGGCTTTTGAACATTGTTACTGCTGTTTCACTATTATGTTTGTGCATCGCCCTATTTTGTTGCCGAACAGGGCGGACCCGCGTCGTTTGAGCCCATGGCGACGAGCGCGTGTTCGCGTGCCGGGGCCGTCGTCTGCGTCCTGAGCCTGCTGGGCTTCCTGGTGGCTGTGACAACGGTGCTCGCCTTGGGCACCTCAAGGGTGCTCGGCCATCGTGACCGCATCGTCCACGACTTC
This portion of the Amblyomma americanum isolate KBUSLIRL-KWMA chromosome 10, ASM5285725v1, whole genome shotgun sequence genome encodes:
- the LOC144107024 gene encoding uncharacterized protein LOC144107024 — encoded protein: MGQVQTTEEAAIGAVDVEAAIRPLTREGSAGAATSDAPAVRKASSAPTVYADLIVLDQVFWEEAEKSRKSALALPVEQGDFAMKDAMTMLISGQLDQVAETPTEVGTPQNLPRKSGRKPRGKSRSRHRRAKSKNKSPALRATSGLTSLEPKPTPPSSGGAAEHRSTKHQVHGAKDRILPAAGTYQALPQRRGERRSKRLRHRSPGGAKSPRTLATPASRGPAPPTARLLPSDAQLVAVGGRRPREHEVGGPASFEPMATSACSRAGAVVCVLSLLGFLVAVTTVLALGTSRVLGHRDRIVHDFDNWTLQQFKMARASAASTTGNAATTAATTLAVRDAVNMSPGAVNSTADDGKSPATLRN